The genomic region GCCTTTTTGATATAActaatttcatttatatttaaattaaattcacataaacaaataaagaaaatcacacacttatcattttatttctatttgactaatttcattttaattaaaatctaatatttttaattaatatttattgtaTTGTACTCTAATTATCTTTGTTAATTATTTTTATATGATTAGATCAAATTAGATGTTTACAAACTTCATAAATAAAATCTATTATAAAATATGATATAAATGTATAACCTCAAAATATAAATAGATTTTCAAGTGAATGGTTTAATGGTCAACTAGACCAAAATagtgtgtgtgaatatatataaaattgttgtattatattaaaaaatatgatgTAAATGtataacatataaatataaatagattTTTAGGTGGATGGTTTAATGGTCAACTAGAGTGTAGGCAAGTGGTATTACAACAAAGACTGTTGTGTACAAGTAGTAAATACTAATGGTTGTATAAATGGTGTAAAAAATGTAGCCTTGTGGCCTTCAATTATTCAGGTCTTTGATAAATCAAGGATCATGTTTCTTCACGGCATTTCTATGATTTAAAGAATTATCGTAACATTATTTTGTACCACCCTTGCCTTAATCAGACCTAATTATTTTTTTGTTAACTCCTTACTATCTATTTAAAGAAAtaactttcaaaaataaaaaaatattttttttctaattattttgCAATCTAAATTATGGAACTTTGTTTtatattcttttaaattttttttataataattaattcaAAAAATCTACGCACTTTCTTTGTTCTATAAAATTTCCATTATAcaaaatctaattttaaatatatttttttatattgcaATATTGAAAAATATCTACTCTGTTTAGCTACTTTCATTGATCTGTAAATTAAGTTTAGATGGAATGAATAAATAATATCTACACTTTCTATGTCAAATCTATTGGACTAATTTAATTTTATTGAAAATGAAGTAATTCTAATAAATATTTATTACCTTTTATTCTAATTATCAttgtaaattatttatatataattattattttataatcaAGGTAATGTGTTTAAATACTTCATAAAGTAAACCTATTTACACTTTACTTTTCTATCTTATTCTTGAAAAATATCACAAACTCAACATACCTTTGTAATATTTGGTTAGAAAATAGTAATATAATctcaaacaagtgccacatagtctCTAGTACATTTCATATTATAGTAATAGATTTGATTTAATAAGTATGTTTATTTTAAGAATATGTGTGGTTGCTTGAAGtataattttaaattgattttagaaggtgtataattttaaaattatagttTTAATTAGATTGaagattataattataattataattataagtaAATTAGCTTattagaataatatattattcagaaGGATGTTGGCTTTGCTAGATGTATTAGGTGAATTAAATATTATCTTAATGACCTAAAAATTTGTTAGTGATGTGTGATACATAAACATGAAATGGGCATAATATATATTATTAGTTGAATTGATTTACTATGCTATTATTGAACCAAATTAATCAACACGTGAGTATTAGGTGAAACTCATGACCTAAAAATTTGTCTTAAAAaattcatgtagaaagtggatCCGGAAATAATGAAGGTAaaatttattatgctattttattgAAATGATATATATTTGTTATGGTATAAATATTTTTGTTAACAAGAAATAGGCATAATATATGTTATTATAACTCGTGATCTTAATAATGACCTAAATATTATTAGGtgaactaaatattattttaataacctAAAAATTTGCATTAAAAAACTCATGTAGAAAGTGGATCTGGAAATCTGCTAATAAGATGCAAATTGTTTGAGATAATTAGATTGAGGAGAAACATTTTTtctaatttgaaaacttaaaaatcatgcatcttgactattgaaaaatttaaaaaagaaaccattgaaagaaaaattcatagaaataattggtgatttttttttaataataacgaTTTAATGAAAATTTGGTCcaaccgattgcaatagtactagcctaatgacaaatgctaataattaaattatatatgcACACATTCAAATCCATAGAATATATAATTATACAAGAATAAAAGAATTGTTAAGAGGTGTTTGAGTGTATAAAAATaatttagattattttgatgagaAATGGATGATATTTAGAAATTTCTAAGagtaatgatattttgattttgttgtccTTATATGATGTCAAGCAATTAACATTTTGACTTTGTTGCCTCTCCTTTATTACAAATTGACATTTTTATTTTGACTTGTTTAAGTGGTTGATATGAAATTATTCCAACTAAGACTCACCTATTAATATAGTTTTAAATAAGCCAGCTACACAAATTAAAACTTAAAATATGTTATAAGAAAAATATGACCTTCAATCATTTTAGACAGATATATAAATAGCATGTGTGGGAAGCTCACATCTACATTTAAAGATGAGATCTAGATTATGCATTCAATTTTTTGACTCGTAAATCGGGCACTATGTGTGTCCACGTCGTTTGCACTGTTTAAGTGGAAATCCTGACGTCAAGCGTTCCATGCTAATATGTGGACGTAAAAATTTTCTTCTTGTAACTCCTCCACTATTCAGGCCTGCAAGAAAGAAACAAAACGATAATGGGTAGAGCCACTCGCTGTGATAAAATGGTCATGAAAAAGGGACCCTGGAGACCCGAAGAAGATAAAGTTCTTGTTGAATATATTCAGAAAAATGGCCATGGATGCTGGCGTTCTCTTCCCAGAAAGGCTGGTCTGTATACAATAGAATATCTAATATTGCTTTGATTTCATTTAAGAGTAAAAGAAGCAAGTAACCACATAGAAAATCATTTGCATCTGATAAGTACTTACTGGGTAACGAATTGTATGCAGATTTTCTTTATGGTGTAAGGAACTTCACAATTTCATCCGAGTCCTGTAAACAAGGACATGTCTAGCAATTAGATGCATCTCACGTACAATAAATATCATTTGCATTGGAAGAATATTGAGATGAATATTCATTTGGGCACTGAAGTATATACATAGTTTTTGGTTTTGATCTGAGTTATATACCTGAGTTCTGACTTATATTCATGTGAACTATTAAGTATGTAGTAAAGTTATGCAATTCGTATGTGCACAGGTCTTCGTCGTTGTGGGAAGAGTTGCCGCCTACGTTGGACTAATTATCTGAGACCCGATATTAAGAGAGGCCGATCTCAACCAGAAGAAGAAAGAACTATCCTCCAGTTGCATGCAATTCTAGGCAACAGGTAGTATATTGATCAAGTAGAGATATTATTGTTTATCTTAGGTAATTACCGTACTAAAAGGTGTGATTCCCAGTTTTGGCTATGACTAATATAATAACTATACTTCAAACATTTCGCCAGTTTTAGCTATTGATGCTATACTACACTTTAATAAGTAACTACTTCGTTGAGAAGTTTTATTAGGTTTGTCTGTTGATGTAACAAGGTGGggttattaattttaatatagtgaCATTCTGCAGGTGGTCTACAATTGCTTCTCAACTGCCAGGGAAAACTGATAATGAGATCAAGAGCTTCTGGAATACCCACTTGAAGAAAAGGCTGTTGGGAATGGGACTGGATTCTTCCACCCATGCACCCAAATCTGAGATACCCAGGGCAAATGGATCTCAGTCCAAAGCCCTCCTGAGACACGAGTCACAGTGGGAGACACTGAGGCTTGAAGCCGAAGCAAAGCTCTCTAGAGATTCGATCCTGTCATCTAAGAATAAGTTGATGGGAAACAATAACGTGGAGTCCATTTTCAAGGCACCCAGTGATCCTTTCTTGAAACTCTGGAACTCAGATGTACGAAAGACCTTCAGGAAGGAGCCTATTATTAAGAACACTAGGAGTAACAATAACAAAATGAGGATCCCCATAGACTAAGTAATGAAAGTGGGAATGGCTTCCCATGGACCAATACAAGTCCCCACTCTACGTTAAGCTCCGCTTCATTATTTTGCTCTGCTTTCCACTCAGCTCAGGGAATTATTGACAGGGAAGACAACTCAACTGATTGGATTGGGATGGCCAGATACCATGATCCTTACACTAAGGCTATTATGAGGGGCCAAACAGCAAGCAAGAAGCCCACCACCCATGAGGACTCCTACAGCTCTGATGATAACATACAAGGCTTGACGGATCTACTTGTCGATTACCCCAATAAGACCAGTGACAATAACTCCAACATGTCAGAATCAAGCACGAATTCTGAGATGCAGTCACCTTGGGGATGTCAAGAACTGCGACTAGATGAGGACAACGATTACTGGAACAACGTGCTTAGAGTTCATGATCAGACATCATCTGAACAGACTTGATAATCCAGAATTGTTATAAACAACTATTTCCTAATGTCACTTTGATAGATACTCAAATGTAATCTTTATCTGTAAGGATATTCTTATATTTCTTTCTTCAAAATATATATGTTTCCACTATATATGATATAACAATCTAAGATGTGATCTTAGTCTTCGTGTGTATACTTTCTATTTCCAGAATATTTTCAGAGTACATAGTGGTATTGGTAAATGGACAAACATTTTACTAATATAATTCGTTTTTTCATGTGCTTTACAGTACTTTGTATCTCTTGCCAACTGATTATAGGCAAAAATAGATGTCGGTCGTTCAACGAATTTTGTTCTAAATGTAATTTCTGTTCAAACAGTGGATCTGGTGGCTAGTGCATTGTCTATTCAGCATTTCGGGAGTACATTCGACCATATTTATTAAGGAATACAAAagtttatttaattacttttaattAACGGATattcaataatcataatcataatattcaataatcataatcataatcataattaatgtaatatattttCCATTAAAATGAGTGAGAAAGAGCTCCAACCCAatacaaatttaacaaaaaaaaaaaaactttaacttAATGAAAACATTAAAAAACTACAACAATGTCACCTTTACCACAGAACAACAAAGCAAACATACATTTGAGACTTAAAATTGTGACCTGAGCCCAAGAGGTGGGCCCTGAGGAATAGAACGAGACTTCAGTGAAGAACCATTTTTCTTTCTACAAACCACAGTCCAAGAATAGGAGAAACAATAGACTAAGAATCTGATTGAACGAAACGAAGCAACCATAGACTCTGAGAGAGAGGCAGTGGAGCCCAAGAAAGGAACTTAACAGTAAGGGGAAAGAAAGTTTGGGACCAAAGAAGGGATGAGTCCCATGCTCAAAATATCCACTAACCAAAGAAGGGATGAGTCCCATGCTCGAAAGATCCAGTGAAGGTGACCGAAAAGAAGCAACAAAACACATTCTAGCCACCCCAAGAACTCCCAAGGAGTGAGCCTCATCATCATGAGGTGACAAGGCATAAACCACAAGGGCCAATGCATTCACCGTAGACGCAGGAACAGTCGGTGaagaagattttgaaatagaagaaTTCGAGTTCGAGAGTGCCAAAAAAAAATACTGAGATGGCACCTATCTGCATCCCTCCAACAATTGGGAGACAAACAAAGAGATGAACCAGAAGGGCAGGAAGAAACCAAGTGCCCCGTGGCAAAACAACGTCGACACCAAAAAGGGATTCGTTCATATCAAGCACTTTCTCCACCTAAGATCACCAACCCAGAGAGACATCTCTCCACAAAGGGGTTTAGAGACATCCAGATTAGCTAGGATCCTAGAGAAGGAAGTATGAGAGAAAAGGCTAGTATTAGGACACACCTTAATATATCAACCCAAATTGTTACGACTTGTAAGCAGTAGGGCACCAAAAGTGCATTCGCGAGTAGGGGAGCCAGACCCAAATAGGGGAGACATTAACTACGTCTACTAGAGGATTAAAGGAGGAGGTACTAGGGTGCAACAATAACAAATGAGACTCTCATTTCTATTTCTCCAAAGACAAGACCACATCCCTATCATTTGTATGATCAAATCAACATACAAAAATCCACGAGTGCATGGATGGATCTCAAGCTTACCAAAAATTTGTTAATAGGTCTCCTTGTGTATCTCTTATTGATAAAACTTGTTATAATGTGTGGATAGGTAGAAATCCTTTTATTTCACATTTAAGGGTCTTTGCTTATGATACTTATgttcatttttatcaataaaagtGATCTAAAATGTATCCAAAATCTTATAAATGAATTTTCACACATTATAAGCTTTTGAATCCTCTAAgacaaaaaatgatttattctataGTTATATATTTTATGGAGTTTAAAGATTATTTATGAtaagtgaaaaacaaaaaataaaaaagataataaaatagtGTAATTTTAGATAACAAAAAATTATTGGAAGTTGCCCATGTGAAAGAACTTTAACATATAGATTAGAGGACTGAGAAAAATAATAGGGTTTAGAGAAATTAGATTATGGGTAGGATGAGAACACAAAATAACATCTAGAGTCCAATAATCCTACCTTGAGAAAGTTCACAAGACAAAAATATCTAGCTAACAGGTACAACCAACTCGATTTTCAATGTGTATTCGCTTTATTAAATACTAATGAAGGACCTACACCTTTCATAGAGGATCTCTCCTAATAGGAAAATGAGACTTGAATGCAAGCCACGTAGGAGGAGATGATGGCTTTGGATAGTTGTGATACCCTAGATCTTGCTAGTTTTCCAACAAGAATAAATTCCATTGATTGCATGAGGGTATTTAAAAGGAAATTGTGTTTAAATAGTTTCAAACTagagtggtacaaggctagactagtGCCTATGGACTACTCTTAGAGAGAATTTATTTTGGTAAAAGTTTATCCCATTTTGCTAAGTTATCTTCTATTGGATTCTTTTAATCTATTGTTATTGTTTGTAATTATTAAATTGAGCTGATTGATGTTAAAATTTATTTCTTTCATGGGGATCTTGAGGAGAATTTTTATGTGTGAT from Cryptomeria japonica chromosome 3, Sugi_1.0, whole genome shotgun sequence harbors:
- the LOC131874032 gene encoding transcription factor MYB17-like, giving the protein MGRATRCDKMVMKKGPWRPEEDKVLVEYIQKNGHGCWRSLPRKAGLRRCGKSCRLRWTNYLRPDIKRGRSQPEEERTILQLHAILGNRWSTIASQLPGKTDNEIKSFWNTHLKKRLLGMGLDSSTHAPKSEIPRANGSQSKALLRHESQWETLRLEAEAKLSRDSILSSKNKLMGNNNVESIFKAPSDPFLKLWNSDVRKTFRKEPIIKNTRTQGIIDREDNSTDWIGMARYHDPYTKAIMRGQTASKKPTTHEDSYSSDDNIQGLTDLLVDYPNKTSDNNSNMSESSTNSEMQSPWGCQELRLDEDNDYWNNVLRVHDQTSSEQT